A genomic region of Azospirillum sp. TSH58 contains the following coding sequences:
- a CDS encoding FkbM family methyltransferase, which yields MNHRLSSLKAAIEHRHPRMFRRLTWLRDRLAPYYAEPELRLLPALCVPGEAAYDIGANSGIYTFWLCRSASSVTAFEPNPKLAALLEAKFAPLVASGRLRVEGCALSDGDGSIVLHVPRSSALASVEAGAVGAHGEEVETVTVPRRTLDRYDDRPVGFLKIDVEGHETAVVGGGLALIGRDRPNLLIEAEERHNPGALAALQALLAPLGYRGYFVLAGRLCTLDGFDPARHQSRAALNAAGTHRVKGQVYINNFIFVARDGMADRLRAALGQSSGN from the coding sequence ATGAACCACCGACTGTCCTCACTGAAAGCCGCGATCGAGCACCGCCATCCGCGGATGTTCCGACGCCTGACCTGGCTTCGGGACCGGCTCGCGCCCTACTACGCCGAACCGGAACTGCGCCTGCTTCCCGCCCTGTGCGTTCCGGGCGAGGCCGCCTACGACATCGGCGCCAACAGCGGCATTTACACCTTCTGGCTCTGCCGCTCCGCGTCGAGCGTGACGGCTTTCGAGCCCAATCCGAAACTCGCGGCCTTGCTCGAAGCCAAGTTCGCGCCGCTGGTCGCGTCCGGCCGGCTGCGGGTCGAGGGATGCGCGCTGAGCGACGGCGACGGGTCCATCGTGCTTCACGTTCCGCGCTCCTCCGCTCTGGCCTCGGTCGAGGCGGGGGCGGTGGGGGCCCATGGCGAGGAGGTGGAGACGGTCACCGTTCCGCGGCGGACGCTGGACCGCTACGACGACCGTCCGGTCGGTTTCCTGAAGATCGACGTGGAGGGGCATGAGACCGCGGTGGTCGGCGGCGGCCTCGCCCTGATCGGGCGCGACCGTCCCAACCTGCTGATCGAGGCGGAGGAGCGGCACAATCCCGGAGCCCTGGCGGCGTTGCAGGCGCTGCTGGCCCCATTGGGGTATCGCGGCTACTTCGTCCTGGCGGGGCGCCTGTGCACGCTGGACGGCTTCGACCCGGCCCGCCATCAATCCCGTGCGGCCTTGAACGCGGCGGGCACCCACCGCGTCAAGGGGCAGGTCTACATCAACAATTTCATCTTCGTGGCGCGCGACGGCATGGCCGACCGGCTCCGCGCCGCCCTGGGGCAATCAAGCGGGAATTGA
- a CDS encoding oligosaccharide flippase family protein: protein MLLQTWRAHGRYAVGLGLRGVEVVGKLGLYILAARALGAHDAGLFFLCLTWIGLASTMARLGLERAITRHIAAELAIGQGRAAGRDLRTGLIGTGLAATLASVVAFALAGPASHLLFGAPDLETPLRLSALALVPQTLTITIGSALAGLKRGIAAQFVQNALWPVLMLAALAAGVSSLDSLILALAGTLTLSVAVGMALLARDRRRFTDHPVPADAAPSDGRAEALPSLWHTALPLFVVELVQVSLASLPVLALGVFVDAASVGAFSVANRISMLVWVVVISIGTFAAPNYAELHRRGETSRLLAMNRGIMLTVAALGLPLVSVMMIVPELLLDLVGQGFGSAATALRILAVGQMIHCLLACQDILLAMTGHGGTLRRLNLLQLAVCIVLGAVLIPVFGMTGAAAVTALTVAQGAIGTTLVRFLLFRSHKASVTASSHL, encoded by the coding sequence ATGCTTCTCCAGACATGGCGTGCCCACGGGCGTTATGCCGTCGGCCTCGGGCTGCGCGGGGTGGAGGTCGTCGGCAAGCTCGGCCTCTATATCTTGGCGGCGCGCGCGCTGGGCGCCCATGATGCCGGCCTGTTCTTCCTGTGCCTGACCTGGATCGGCCTGGCATCGACCATGGCGCGGCTGGGGCTCGAACGGGCGATCACGCGGCACATCGCCGCCGAACTGGCCATCGGCCAGGGGAGGGCGGCCGGCCGCGACCTGCGGACCGGTTTGATCGGCACGGGACTCGCCGCCACTCTGGCCTCGGTGGTGGCCTTCGCCCTGGCGGGGCCGGCGTCGCACCTGCTGTTCGGGGCGCCCGACCTTGAGACACCGTTGCGCCTGTCGGCCCTGGCCCTGGTGCCGCAGACCTTGACCATCACCATCGGATCGGCCCTGGCAGGGCTCAAGCGGGGAATCGCCGCGCAGTTCGTGCAGAACGCGCTGTGGCCGGTGCTGATGCTCGCCGCTCTGGCGGCGGGGGTTTCCAGCCTCGATTCCCTTATTCTCGCTCTGGCCGGGACATTGACGCTCAGCGTCGCGGTCGGGATGGCCCTTCTCGCGCGCGACCGCCGCCGCTTCACCGACCATCCTGTGCCTGCCGATGCCGCGCCTTCAGACGGGCGGGCGGAGGCTTTGCCGTCGCTGTGGCACACGGCGCTTCCCCTGTTCGTCGTCGAACTGGTGCAGGTGTCGCTGGCGTCGCTGCCGGTACTCGCGCTGGGCGTGTTCGTCGACGCGGCCTCGGTCGGCGCGTTCAGCGTGGCGAACCGCATCTCCATGCTGGTCTGGGTCGTCGTCATCAGCATCGGGACCTTCGCCGCGCCCAATTACGCCGAACTGCATCGCCGCGGCGAGACGTCCCGCCTGCTGGCGATGAACCGCGGCATCATGCTGACCGTCGCGGCGCTGGGCCTGCCCTTGGTGTCGGTTATGATGATCGTGCCGGAACTGCTGCTCGATCTGGTCGGGCAGGGGTTCGGCAGCGCGGCGACGGCGCTGCGCATCCTCGCCGTCGGCCAGATGATCCACTGTCTTCTGGCCTGCCAGGACATTCTGCTGGCCATGACCGGGCATGGGGGCACGCTGCGCCGGCTCAACCTGCTGCAACTGGCGGTGTGCATCGTGCTCGGGGCCGTCCTGATCCCGGTCTTCGGCATGACCGGAGCGGCCGCGGTGACGGCCCTGACGGTCGCCCAGGGAGCGATCGGAACGACGCTGGTGCGCTTCCTGCTGTTCAGGAGTCACAAGGCTTCCGTCACGGCCTCCAGCCACCTCTGA
- a CDS encoding type II toxin-antitoxin system Phd/YefM family antitoxin, with translation MGHISLYEAKTHLSGLVERAAAGEEFVIAKNGVPMAKLVPLPKVTEPRKPARALGVTRIAPDFDNPDAQIEALFAGDGLEEGPDDGAGG, from the coding sequence ATGGGCCATATCAGCCTGTATGAGGCGAAAACGCACCTCTCGGGCCTCGTCGAGCGGGCGGCGGCCGGGGAAGAGTTCGTCATCGCCAAGAACGGCGTTCCCATGGCCAAGCTGGTTCCGCTGCCCAAGGTGACGGAACCCCGCAAGCCGGCACGGGCGCTGGGCGTCACCCGGATCGCGCCGGATTTCGACAATCCCGACGCGCAGATCGAGGCGCTGTTTGCCGGTGACGGTCTGGAGGAAGGGCCGGATGACGGGGCAGGCGGCTGA
- a CDS encoding type II toxin-antitoxin system VapC family toxin has translation MDLLLDTHVFLWWDAGADPISPAVRAAIANPDNRVYVSAASVWEIAIKSSKGKLAFTGSPSAAIVLNSFLPLAIDPAHAERAGGLEWSHPDPFDRMLVAQAQAQDLTLVHADGVIAGYKGVAQMWARP, from the coding sequence ATGGACCTGCTGCTCGACACCCACGTGTTCCTCTGGTGGGACGCCGGCGCCGATCCGATCAGCCCGGCGGTGCGGGCCGCGATCGCCAACCCGGACAATCGCGTCTATGTGAGCGCGGCCTCCGTGTGGGAGATCGCGATCAAAAGCAGCAAGGGGAAGCTGGCCTTCACCGGTTCTCCGAGCGCCGCCATTGTTCTGAACAGCTTCCTGCCGCTGGCCATCGATCCGGCGCATGCGGAACGGGCCGGAGGTTTGGAGTGGTCACACCCGGACCCGTTCGACCGCATGCTGGTGGCACAGGCCCAAGCCCAGGACCTGACCCTGGTTCACGCCGATGGCGTGATCGCCGGTTACAAAGGCGTCGCGCAGATGTGGGCACGTCCGTAA
- a CDS encoding LacI family DNA-binding transcriptional regulator, whose translation MPPPSDRNRASRTGRASLAPSLAQVAARAGVSVATASRVINGVANKATEETAERVRAAIRELGYRPGSVGRALRRRESRIVGVLAANLANPSMAAIASSIEWSLRGEGLVMSLCDTHERADVQDEYIREMRAQLVRAMILVGAVDSPALDEARAGGDTLVFVNRPDPGDPSSPYVGLDNAGAGAEIADRLLERGARRIGVLHASLDRTAGHWRLLGLFDRLAAAGVDTAAIPRATGPGLDHIVAGYHAMGTMLELADRPPVIVCLSDLLAYGAYRRAREAGLEVPGDVAFFGFDDNPINPWIADWLNSVRVPSDHFGPAIVGMLHRLWDGEERPAPLLLTHQLTIRNRRLPGETEPVPGR comes from the coding sequence ATGCCCCCGCCATCCGACCGCAACCGCGCCTCGCGCACGGGGCGTGCGTCGCTCGCCCCGTCGCTCGCCCAGGTGGCGGCCCGCGCCGGGGTGTCGGTCGCCACCGCCTCGCGCGTCATCAACGGCGTTGCGAACAAGGCGACGGAGGAGACGGCGGAGCGGGTGAGGGCGGCGATCCGCGAGCTGGGCTACCGGCCCGGCAGCGTCGGGCGGGCGCTGCGCCGCCGGGAGAGCCGCATCGTCGGCGTCCTGGCGGCGAATCTCGCCAACCCCTCGATGGCGGCCATCGCCTCGTCCATCGAATGGTCGCTGCGCGGGGAGGGGCTGGTGATGTCGCTGTGCGACACGCACGAGCGCGCCGACGTGCAGGACGAGTACATCCGCGAAATGCGCGCGCAGCTCGTCCGCGCGATGATCCTGGTCGGCGCGGTGGACAGCCCGGCGCTGGACGAGGCGCGGGCGGGCGGCGACACGCTGGTCTTCGTGAACCGCCCGGACCCCGGCGACCCGTCCTCTCCCTATGTCGGGCTCGACAACGCGGGCGCGGGGGCGGAGATCGCCGACCGGCTGCTGGAGCGCGGGGCGCGCCGCATCGGCGTCCTGCATGCCTCGCTGGACCGCACCGCCGGTCACTGGCGCCTGCTCGGCCTGTTCGACCGGCTGGCCGCGGCGGGGGTGGACACGGCGGCCATTCCCCGCGCCACCGGGCCGGGGCTGGATCACATCGTGGCCGGCTACCACGCCATGGGGACGATGCTGGAGCTTGCGGACCGCCCGCCGGTGATCGTCTGCCTGAGCGACCTGCTGGCCTACGGCGCCTACCGCCGCGCGCGGGAGGCGGGGTTGGAGGTGCCGGGCGACGTGGCCTTCTTCGGTTTCGACGACAACCCGATCAACCCCTGGATCGCCGACTGGCTGAACTCGGTCCGCGTGCCGTCCGACCATTTCGGCCCGGCCATCGTGGGCATGCTGCACCGGCTCTGGGACGGGGAGGAGCGGCCGGCTCCGCTTCTGCTGACCCACCAGCTGACCATCCGCAACCGGCGCCTGCCGGGCGAGACCGAGCCCGTCCCGGGGCGTTGA
- a CDS encoding glycoside hydrolase family 2 protein — MTAEGADRATVVDPYDHLHDETYADAFARGRVGAAALVTVAGRAVESLDGDWRFAIDPHDEGLRQGWYADEPVPASEWTVPRDYDDGAWQTAPVPACWNMLRPEWRHYEGGAWYTRTLDHTPGQADERVVLHVGAAAYEARVFLNGQFLGAHRGASTPFCVELTGHLRPGPNRLQIQVDNTRRTDRVPMRHTDWFNYGGLYRSVALLRLPALFIRDFGVTLVPGSGFRRVAVDVALSDLVDGTATVAIDGLLPPSPIPVTAGRGRVEFDLAPELWSPDSPRLYGVTLRFGADAVADRVGFREIAVAGERILLNGRDITLRGVSVHEDDLALGKTSDETDIRRRCADAKALGCNFLRLAHYPHDPRAAAIADEVGLMLWSEIPVYWAIDFANPDTYEDAANQLAELIARDRNRASTILWGVGNENADTDARLSFMARLAALARQLDPTRLVTAACLIDRERFAIADRLADHLDVIGLNEYFGWYEPSFDGLRRLLANSAPGKPVVISEFGADAVAGLRGGDRDLFTEDCQEAVYREQLAILATAPYVRGMTPWVLYDFRTERRQTAFQRGWNRKGLIAEDKTTRKRAFAVLAAHYRAMADAEAEAPPSPHTQTAKSR; from the coding sequence ATGACAGCCGAAGGCGCCGACCGCGCCACGGTCGTTGACCCTTACGACCATCTTCATGACGAAACGTACGCCGACGCCTTCGCCCGTGGGCGGGTGGGCGCCGCGGCCCTGGTGACCGTCGCCGGGCGCGCCGTCGAGTCGTTGGACGGGGACTGGCGCTTCGCCATCGACCCCCACGACGAGGGGCTGCGCCAGGGATGGTACGCCGACGAGCCGGTGCCGGCCTCGGAATGGACCGTTCCGCGCGATTACGACGACGGCGCGTGGCAGACCGCCCCCGTCCCCGCCTGCTGGAACATGCTGCGTCCGGAATGGCGGCATTACGAGGGCGGGGCCTGGTACACGCGGACGCTGGACCACACGCCCGGTCAGGCGGACGAACGCGTCGTCCTGCATGTCGGCGCCGCCGCCTACGAGGCGCGCGTCTTCCTGAACGGCCAATTCCTCGGCGCGCACCGCGGAGCGTCGACGCCCTTCTGCGTCGAGCTGACCGGGCATCTGCGCCCCGGCCCCAACCGCCTCCAGATCCAGGTCGACAACACGCGCCGAACCGACCGGGTGCCGATGCGCCACACCGACTGGTTCAACTACGGCGGCCTGTACCGCTCGGTCGCGCTGCTGCGGCTGCCCGCGCTGTTCATCCGGGACTTCGGCGTGACGCTGGTGCCGGGCAGCGGCTTCCGCCGCGTCGCCGTGGACGTCGCCCTGTCCGACTTGGTGGACGGCACGGCGACCGTCGCCATCGACGGGCTGCTGCCGCCCTCCCCCATTCCCGTGACCGCCGGGCGCGGACGGGTGGAGTTCGACCTCGCCCCCGAACTCTGGTCGCCGGACTCGCCGCGCCTCTACGGCGTCACCCTGCGCTTCGGCGCCGATGCCGTGGCCGACCGCGTCGGCTTCCGCGAGATCGCCGTGGCGGGGGAGCGCATCCTCCTCAACGGGCGCGACATCACCCTGCGCGGCGTCTCGGTGCATGAGGACGATCTTGCGCTCGGCAAGACCAGCGACGAGACGGACATCCGCCGCCGCTGCGCCGACGCCAAGGCGCTGGGCTGCAATTTTCTGCGCCTTGCCCACTACCCCCACGACCCGCGGGCGGCGGCCATCGCCGACGAGGTCGGGCTGATGCTGTGGTCGGAGATTCCCGTCTACTGGGCCATCGACTTCGCCAACCCCGACACCTACGAGGACGCCGCCAACCAGCTCGCCGAGCTGATCGCCCGCGACCGCAACCGGGCCAGCACGATCCTGTGGGGCGTCGGCAACGAGAACGCCGACACCGACGCCCGCCTGTCCTTCATGGCGCGGCTGGCCGCTCTGGCCCGCCAGCTGGACCCGACGCGGCTGGTGACCGCGGCCTGCCTGATCGACCGCGAGCGGTTCGCCATCGCCGACCGGCTGGCCGACCATCTCGACGTGATCGGTCTCAACGAGTATTTCGGCTGGTACGAGCCGTCCTTCGACGGGCTGCGCCGGCTGCTTGCCAACTCCGCCCCCGGAAAGCCCGTCGTCATCTCCGAATTCGGCGCGGACGCGGTGGCGGGCTTGCGCGGCGGCGACCGCGACCTTTTCACCGAGGACTGCCAGGAGGCGGTCTACCGCGAGCAGCTCGCCATCCTCGCCACCGCCCCCTACGTGCGCGGGATGACGCCCTGGGTCCTCTATGATTTCCGCACCGAGCGGCGGCAGACCGCCTTCCAGCGCGGCTGGAACCGCAAGGGGCTGATCGCCGAGGACAAGACCACCCGCAAGCGGGCCTTCGCCGTCCTTGCGGCGCATTACCGGGCGATGGCCGACGCCGAAGCCGAGGCGCCGCCGTCGCCGCACACCCAGACAGCCAAATCACGATAA
- a CDS encoding TRAP transporter substrate-binding protein encodes MFALNRRHAALLAAAVATVLGLTLAGPAAAKTTLRLGHGLAKGHPVDVSLDEFAKLVRERSKGELDIKVFPAGQLGQQRELIEQMQNGALDLVHANASPLAAFEPGFGVYDMPFLFRDSDHFFKVVDGPVGDEILASSRAKAFVGLAYYDNGTRSFYANKPLAKPEDLKGLKVRVQPGPIATRMINLLGATATPLAWGEVYTALQSGVVDGAENNVTALTLARHGEVMKVYTRDEHTRVPDVVLVATSTLDRLKPEQQELLRQAARDSAKAHNARWAAELEKAEGEAAKMGVKFVDADKAAYRQVVQPMYDDLKATPALATLADRIQSVK; translated from the coding sequence ATGTTCGCGTTGAACCGCCGCCACGCCGCCCTTCTCGCCGCGGCCGTCGCCACCGTCCTGGGCCTGACCCTCGCCGGGCCGGCCGCCGCCAAGACCACGCTGCGCCTCGGCCACGGGCTTGCCAAGGGCCACCCGGTGGACGTCTCCCTGGACGAGTTCGCCAAGCTGGTGCGCGAGCGCAGCAAGGGCGAGCTGGACATCAAGGTGTTCCCCGCCGGCCAGCTCGGCCAGCAGCGCGAACTGATCGAGCAGATGCAGAACGGCGCGCTCGACCTCGTGCACGCCAACGCCTCGCCGCTCGCCGCCTTCGAGCCGGGCTTCGGCGTCTACGACATGCCCTTCCTGTTCCGCGACAGCGACCATTTCTTCAAGGTGGTCGACGGCCCGGTGGGCGATGAGATCCTGGCCTCCAGCCGCGCCAAGGCCTTCGTCGGCCTCGCCTACTACGACAACGGCACGCGCAGCTTCTACGCCAACAAGCCGCTGGCCAAGCCGGAGGATCTGAAGGGCCTGAAGGTCCGCGTCCAGCCCGGCCCGATCGCCACCCGCATGATCAACCTGCTGGGCGCCACCGCCACCCCGCTGGCCTGGGGCGAGGTCTACACGGCCCTGCAGTCCGGCGTCGTCGACGGGGCGGAGAACAACGTGACCGCCCTGACGCTGGCCCGCCACGGCGAGGTGATGAAGGTCTACACCCGCGACGAGCACACCCGCGTGCCCGACGTGGTGCTGGTCGCCACCTCCACGCTGGACCGTCTGAAGCCGGAGCAGCAGGAGCTTCTGCGCCAGGCGGCCCGCGACAGCGCCAAGGCCCACAACGCCCGCTGGGCGGCCGAGCTGGAGAAGGCCGAGGGCGAGGCGGCGAAGATGGGCGTCAAGTTCGTCGACGCCGACAAGGCGGCCTACCGTCAGGTGGTGCAGCCCATGTACGACGACCTGAAGGCGACCCCGGCGCTGGCCACGCTCGCCGACCGCATCCAGTCGGTCAAGTAA
- a CDS encoding TRAP transporter small permease, with product MLDTIHRTLDRLVLAITIPLTVAMLGCVVWQVVARYALNVSTSATDEIARFAFIWVSLLGSAYVLGKRGHIAITGLVDLLPARPRGGVEIAIAALVALFTVTILCGGGWLLVDKARTLGQVTPALQLPMWLVYAVIPLSGVLTLIYMVIALLESLREGPGVTSHAVSLD from the coding sequence ATGCTGGACACCATCCACCGCACGCTCGACCGCCTCGTGCTCGCCATCACGATCCCGCTGACGGTCGCCATGCTGGGCTGCGTGGTGTGGCAGGTCGTCGCCCGCTACGCGCTCAACGTCTCGACGTCGGCGACGGACGAGATCGCCCGCTTCGCCTTCATCTGGGTCAGCCTGCTCGGCTCGGCCTATGTGCTGGGCAAGCGCGGGCACATCGCCATCACCGGGCTGGTGGATCTTCTGCCGGCCCGGCCGCGCGGCGGCGTCGAGATCGCCATCGCGGCGCTGGTCGCCCTGTTCACGGTGACGATCCTGTGCGGCGGCGGCTGGCTGCTGGTGGACAAGGCGCGCACGCTCGGCCAGGTGACGCCGGCGCTCCAGCTGCCGATGTGGCTGGTCTACGCCGTGATCCCGCTCTCCGGCGTGCTGACCCTGATCTACATGGTCATCGCCCTGCTGGAGAGCCTGCGCGAAGGGCCGGGCGTGACCAGCCACGCCGTCTCGCTCGACTGA
- a CDS encoding TRAP transporter large permease has product MDFSPALVLSAAFVALLAFGVPISYATGLASITALLTIMPPLPAISVTAQRIATGLDSFALLAIPFFFMAGSIMNRGGIARRLIDCAKVFVGWMPGPLAQITILANMMFGCVSGSAVAAASAIGGTMQPSMDKAGYDRSYTAAVNISSCITGLLIPPSGAFIVYSLVSGGTSIAALFVAGYLPGILLGLAVMIPAWMMAKKRGYARLPSPTLSQSSRALLSALPSLGLIVVVIGGIVGGIFTATEGSAIAVVYALALALAYRELSMDDIMQILIDTIVATAVVALMVGTSMAMAYVMSLAEIPQIIGDWVQSVSGNWIIALLLVNIVLLLMGTFLDITPGILIFTPIFLPVLVELGVDPVHFGVILVFNLSLGIVSPPTGSALFIGCAVARVSIEQVIRPLIPLFAWSTAALLVVTYVPGLSLWLPSLFGLIK; this is encoded by the coding sequence ATGGACTTCTCCCCCGCCCTCGTCCTCAGCGCCGCCTTCGTCGCCCTTCTGGCCTTCGGCGTGCCCATCTCCTACGCCACCGGGCTCGCCTCGATCACGGCGCTGCTGACCATCATGCCGCCGCTGCCGGCGATCTCGGTGACGGCGCAGCGCATCGCCACCGGCCTGGACAGCTTCGCGCTGCTGGCGATCCCCTTCTTCTTCATGGCCGGATCGATCATGAACCGGGGCGGCATCGCCCGCCGCCTGATCGACTGCGCGAAGGTCTTCGTCGGCTGGATGCCCGGACCGCTGGCGCAGATCACCATCCTCGCCAACATGATGTTCGGCTGCGTGTCGGGGTCGGCGGTGGCCGCCGCCTCGGCCATCGGCGGCACCATGCAGCCCTCCATGGACAAGGCCGGCTACGACCGCAGCTACACCGCGGCGGTCAACATCTCCTCCTGCATCACCGGTCTGCTGATCCCGCCGTCGGGCGCCTTCATCGTCTATTCGCTGGTGTCGGGCGGCACCTCCATCGCGGCGCTGTTCGTCGCCGGTTACCTGCCGGGCATCCTGCTCGGCCTGGCGGTGATGATCCCGGCCTGGATGATGGCGAAGAAGCGCGGCTACGCCCGCCTGCCCTCCCCGACCCTGTCCCAGTCCTCGCGCGCCCTGCTGTCCGCCCTGCCCAGCCTGGGGCTGATCGTGGTGGTGATCGGCGGCATCGTCGGCGGCATCTTCACCGCGACCGAGGGATCGGCCATCGCGGTCGTCTACGCGCTCGCCCTGGCGCTCGCCTACCGCGAGCTGTCGATGGACGACATCATGCAGATCCTGATCGACACCATCGTGGCGACGGCGGTGGTGGCCCTGATGGTCGGCACCTCCATGGCGATGGCCTATGTGATGTCGCTGGCCGAGATTCCGCAGATCATCGGCGACTGGGTGCAGTCGGTGTCCGGCAATTGGATCATCGCGCTGCTGCTGGTCAACATTGTGCTGCTGCTGATGGGCACCTTCCTGGACATCACGCCGGGCATCCTGATCTTCACGCCCATCTTCCTGCCGGTGCTGGTGGAGCTGGGGGTGGACCCGGTGCATTTCGGGGTGATCCTGGTGTTCAACCTGTCGCTCGGCATCGTCTCGCCGCCGACCGGCAGCGCCCTGTTCATCGGCTGCGCCGTGGCGCGCGTGTCGATCGAGCAGGTGATCCGGCCGCTGATCCCGCTCTTCGCCTGGAGCACCGCGGCGCTGCTGGTGGTCACCTACGTCCCCGGCCTGTCGCTCTGGCTGCCCAGCCTCTTCGGCCTCATCAAGTAA